One part of the Algibacter sp. L1A34 genome encodes these proteins:
- a CDS encoding T9SS type B sorting domain-containing protein — MKINKFSLFILISFAFQIKISAQNPTDCSDAVIVCGNSNINLNVNGIGTQELGFGQNCSSQENNSVWLKVTPITDGTLGFTLKPSSSSINEDYDFFVFGPNADCNNLGLAIRCSTTNPSSSGATNNYTGMDGTASDTSEGPGANGNSFVSWLNVTAGDTYFIVIDRPIGNSAFNLEWTGTAEFSDPPTDASTTSSISKNIENCDVTLPYNDGFTAFNLEENTPLITGTQTDAIITYHDSESDAIIGVNPLSSPYTNTSNPQTVYARITNNSTGCFEISEFDLIVNTGPRFVEPSDYVLCDNLDDGNDKNGRITFTLSSKNGEILDGQDPNNFNLTYYESSADAESKTDPHPDSYYNTTAFNEVIFVRIEDKINPLCRSITSFNLIANPNPEAYNDTLLQCDEDGTADGFTNFNLTEAEANLTGNTPDRSVRFFTDNAKALEINGDAFLNSQNPQIIYVEVTNTLTGCFSFSELTLAVSTTNSNNAALALCDNDGVEDGLETFNLNDADNQVINGLPAGLNIFYYKTYDDALLETNELNSNYTNTVAYNQTIFARVENANNCYGISEVELTVAKLPEIDSDALLYYCLNTYPEYIELNAGIVNDSPNNYSYNWSTGETTYAINVNEVGVYNVTVTNSTGCSKTKTITVEASGIAEINDIKVEDVSNNNTITVSTSGEGIYEYRLIDSNNVVVVPYQSEFVFENVRPGVYNVSVKDAKNDCGVINEKVFVIGFPKFFTPNNDGFNDTWQVYGISSQNQPNSEITIYNRFGKLIKTLSPLENGWNGLFNGHKLPSDDYWFSIKLEDGRIFKDHFTLKY; from the coding sequence TTGAAAATAAATAAATTCTCCCTTTTTATACTGATAAGCTTTGCTTTTCAAATAAAAATTTCTGCTCAAAACCCTACAGATTGTAGCGATGCTGTTATAGTATGTGGTAATTCTAACATTAACTTAAATGTAAACGGAATTGGTACTCAAGAACTCGGTTTTGGACAAAACTGTAGCAGTCAAGAAAACAATAGTGTTTGGCTAAAAGTTACCCCAATAACCGATGGTACACTTGGCTTTACACTAAAACCCTCTAGCAGTTCTATAAACGAAGATTACGATTTTTTTGTATTTGGTCCAAATGCCGACTGTAATAATTTAGGATTAGCAATTAGATGCTCTACCACCAACCCATCTTCTTCTGGAGCAACCAATAATTACACAGGTATGGATGGCACCGCTAGTGATACTTCTGAAGGACCAGGCGCTAACGGTAACAGTTTTGTAAGTTGGCTTAATGTAACAGCTGGAGACACCTATTTTATAGTTATAGATAGACCTATTGGTAATAGTGCCTTTAATTTAGAATGGACAGGAACTGCCGAGTTTTCAGACCCACCGACAGATGCTTCAACAACAAGTTCTATCTCAAAAAATATCGAAAATTGCGATGTTACCTTACCTTATAATGACGGTTTTACAGCCTTCAACTTAGAAGAAAACACACCTTTAATTACAGGAACTCAGACGGATGCTATCATTACATATCATGATTCTGAAAGCGATGCTATAATAGGCGTTAATCCACTGAGCTCGCCTTATACAAATACTTCCAATCCGCAAACCGTATACGCTAGAATTACAAACAATTCTACGGGCTGTTTCGAAATATCAGAATTTGACCTAATTGTAAACACAGGACCACGTTTTGTAGAACCATCAGATTATGTTCTTTGTGATAATCTAGACGATGGAAATGATAAAAACGGACGCATAACTTTCACCTTATCTTCAAAAAACGGTGAAATTTTAGATGGACAAGACCCTAATAATTTCAATCTTACTTATTATGAATCTTCAGCTGATGCTGAATCAAAAACAGATCCGCATCCTGATTCATATTACAATACAACGGCTTTTAACGAAGTTATATTTGTTCGTATTGAAGATAAAATAAATCCGTTATGTAGAAGTATAACCTCTTTCAATTTAATTGCAAATCCTAATCCGGAAGCATATAACGATACTTTACTTCAATGTGATGAAGATGGCACGGCTGATGGTTTTACAAATTTCAATTTAACTGAGGCTGAAGCAAATTTAACAGGTAACACACCGGATAGATCTGTACGTTTTTTTACAGATAATGCTAAAGCGTTAGAAATAAATGGTGATGCTTTTTTAAACAGCCAAAATCCACAAATTATTTATGTTGAAGTCACTAATACACTAACTGGATGTTTTAGTTTTTCTGAATTAACATTGGCAGTAAGCACAACAAATTCAAACAATGCGGCGCTTGCTTTATGCGATAATGATGGTGTAGAAGATGGCTTGGAAACTTTCAACTTAAACGATGCCGATAACCAGGTTATTAATGGACTTCCAGCTGGTTTAAATATATTTTATTATAAAACCTATGACGATGCTCTACTAGAAACAAATGAATTAAATTCAAACTACACCAATACAGTAGCCTACAACCAAACTATTTTTGCTAGAGTAGAAAATGCCAATAATTGCTATGGTATTAGTGAGGTTGAACTTACAGTGGCTAAATTACCAGAAATTGACTCAGATGCTCTTTTATATTATTGCTTAAACACATACCCTGAGTACATAGAACTTAATGCCGGTATAGTAAACGATTCGCCTAATAATTATAGCTACAATTGGTCTACAGGAGAAACCACTTATGCAATAAACGTTAATGAAGTTGGTGTTTATAATGTTACTGTAACAAACTCCACGGGTTGCTCAAAAACGAAAACAATAACCGTTGAAGCTTCTGGCATTGCGGAAATTAACGATATAAAAGTAGAAGATGTTTCTAACAACAACACCATTACCGTATCAACTTCTGGTGAAGGCATTTATGAGTATCGATTAATTGACAGTAATAATGTGGTGGTGGTTCCATACCAAAGTGAATTTGTGTTTGAAAACGTCCGTCCAGGTGTTTATAACGTATCTGTTAAAGACGCAAAAAACGATTGTGGTGTTATAAATGAAAAGGTATTTGTTATAGGATTTCCTAAATTTTTCACACCAAACAATGATGGCTTTAATGATACTTGGCAAGTTTACGGTATTTCGAGCCAAAACCAACCCAACTCCGAGATTACAATTTATAACAGGTTTGGTAAATTAATTAAGACATTAAGCCCTTTGGAAAATGGTTGGAACGGATTATTTAATGGTCACAAATTACCAAGTGATGATTATTGGTTTTCAATTAAACTTGAAGATGGTAGAATATTTAAAGATCATTTTACGTTAAAGTATTAA
- a CDS encoding T9SS type B sorting domain-containing protein → MKKNILLALFFLVGFNIYAQSEASTWYFGYNSGIKFDLASNSISTLSDGKLNTYEGCATISDEFGDLLFYTDGTTVWNRNHDIMNNGSGLFGDPSSTQSAIIVPKPDDENIYYIFTVDDHNNNETHFGLNYSEVDITLDGGLGEVTTKNVNLLNDCSEKITAVLKDCITNSIWVIAFASVDGNEGDLDTFYAYEVDNTGVQNAPIKSTFKLPSSIFIDYRGYLKLSPDGTKMACSNVQNGMYLYDFDVATGIVSNQLLIPISGSANKAYGLEFSPNSELLYASTYNDFSDNSNPQNNENPANHESKLIQYNLLAPDIINSAVVLDDRQLFRGGLQLAPNGKIYRALSSTYRQGLPYLAVINNPNELGVASNYEHNAVNLSPNLSSQGLPPFIQSFFNTKIDIIQNKKSTVNLDLCENDTYTLAADDITGATYTWSVDGLPLAESSANLFIDTSGHYEVYIDPNNGDCALEGEAYVNFNENPVAFNYTLLQCDEDGLKDDRTTFVLNEANEAVTGNVADLETRFYSDSARTIEIDGTSYNNTSNPQIIYVEVYNPATTCFDYSELTIAVSSTDSKDAELILCDDDGTEDGFQTFDLNDADIQLTDGLPAGLTILYFENYTDALLEENNLNNIYTNITAYSQTLYARIENANNCYGISEIELTVNELPQIETEAFFFYCINKFPETIAINADLINDTPNNYTYNWSTSENTYTININETGTYNVTVTNAAGCSKSRIITIEGANIATIDNIEIKDVSKNNSITVIASGEGDYEYRLLDSNNVVIAPYQSEPVFENVFPGVYTISVKDTKNDCGAVNQKAHVIGFPKFFTPNNDGFHDTWKIYGISSDNQPNSEILIYNRYGKLLKTLSPEDTGWNGRFNGALLPADDYWFAIQLEDGRIYKDHFTLKY, encoded by the coding sequence ATGAAAAAAAACATACTACTCGCATTATTCTTTTTAGTTGGATTTAACATCTACGCTCAAAGTGAAGCATCTACCTGGTATTTTGGTTACAACAGCGGCATTAAATTTGATTTAGCCTCTAATAGTATTTCAACTTTATCCGATGGAAAATTAAACACATATGAAGGTTGTGCAACTATTTCTGATGAATTTGGAGATTTACTTTTCTATACAGATGGAACAACTGTTTGGAATAGAAACCACGATATCATGAACAATGGTAGTGGTTTATTTGGAGATCCTTCGAGTACGCAATCGGCTATTATTGTTCCCAAACCAGACGATGAAAATATTTACTACATTTTTACAGTAGACGACCACAATAATAACGAAACCCATTTTGGATTAAATTATTCTGAAGTTGATATCACTCTAGATGGTGGCTTAGGTGAAGTTACTACTAAAAACGTTAATTTATTAAACGATTGTTCTGAGAAAATAACCGCCGTTTTAAAAGATTGTATCACCAATTCTATTTGGGTTATTGCTTTTGCATCGGTCGATGGAAACGAGGGAGATTTAGACACTTTTTATGCTTACGAAGTTGACAACACTGGCGTACAAAATGCTCCTATTAAATCGACATTTAAATTACCGTCTTCCATTTTTATAGATTATAGAGGCTATTTAAAACTATCTCCAGATGGCACTAAGATGGCATGCAGTAACGTACAAAACGGTATGTATTTATACGATTTTGATGTAGCGACAGGAATTGTTAGCAACCAGCTACTTATACCTATATCAGGTTCTGCAAATAAAGCCTATGGTCTAGAATTTTCTCCTAATAGTGAATTACTTTATGCTAGCACATATAACGATTTCTCGGATAACAGTAATCCCCAAAACAATGAAAACCCTGCCAACCATGAATCGAAGCTTATTCAATATAATTTACTCGCACCAGATATTATAAATTCTGCTGTAGTTCTGGATGATAGACAACTTTTTCGAGGTGGTTTACAACTTGCTCCAAACGGAAAAATCTATAGGGCACTAAGTTCCACTTACAGACAAGGTTTACCATATCTAGCGGTAATAAACAATCCAAACGAATTAGGAGTAGCAAGTAATTATGAGCATAATGCCGTAAACTTATCGCCTAACTTATCCTCGCAAGGTTTACCTCCTTTTATTCAGTCTTTTTTCAATACAAAAATTGATATTATTCAAAATAAAAAAAGCACTGTTAATTTAGATTTGTGCGAAAACGATACTTATACCCTAGCAGCCGATGATATTACTGGCGCCACGTATACTTGGTCTGTAGATGGTTTACCGCTTGCTGAATCTAGTGCTAACCTATTTATAGATACCAGCGGACATTACGAAGTTTATATCGACCCGAATAACGGCGACTGTGCTTTAGAAGGAGAAGCTTATGTGAATTTTAACGAAAATCCCGTAGCCTTCAATTACACTTTATTACAATGTGATGAAGATGGATTAAAAGACGACAGAACTACCTTTGTTTTAAACGAAGCCAACGAAGCTGTAACAGGAAATGTGGCAGACTTAGAAACTCGTTTTTATTCAGATAGCGCCAGAACTATAGAAATAGATGGTACGAGCTATAATAACACATCTAACCCACAAATTATTTATGTTGAAGTTTATAATCCAGCAACCACTTGTTTTGATTATTCTGAATTAACCATTGCGGTGAGCTCCACCGATTCTAAAGATGCCGAATTAATTTTATGCGATGATGATGGAACTGAAGATGGTTTTCAAACCTTCGATTTAAATGATGCCGATATACAACTTACAGATGGATTACCTGCTGGTTTAACTATTTTGTATTTTGAAAATTATACGGATGCCTTATTAGAAGAAAACAACCTAAACAACATTTACACCAATATAACAGCTTACTCACAAACCCTTTATGCACGTATAGAAAATGCTAATAACTGTTATGGTATAAGCGAAATCGAACTCACAGTTAACGAATTACCACAAATAGAAACTGAAGCTTTTTTCTTCTATTGTATTAATAAATTCCCAGAAACCATTGCTATTAATGCAGATTTAATAAACGATACTCCAAACAATTACACATACAATTGGTCGACATCTGAGAATACATATACCATAAATATCAATGAAACAGGCACGTATAATGTTACCGTTACAAATGCTGCTGGATGTTCTAAAAGTAGAATAATTACTATTGAAGGAGCCAATATTGCAACCATAGATAATATTGAAATTAAAGATGTATCTAAAAATAATAGCATTACTGTTATAGCTTCGGGTGAAGGTGATTATGAGTATAGACTATTAGATAGTAATAATGTGGTAATTGCTCCATACCAAAGTGAACCCGTTTTTGAAAATGTTTTTCCTGGTGTTTATACCATTTCGGTAAAGGATACAAAAAACGATTGTGGTGCTGTTAATCAAAAAGCCCATGTTATAGGATTCCCAAAGTTTTTCACACCTAATAATGATGGTTTTCATGATACATGGAAAATCTACGGTATATCAAGTGATAATCAACCCAACTCGGAAATTTTAATTTATAACCGCTACGGAAAATTATTAAAAACATTAAGCCCCGAAGACACCGGATGGAACGGTCGTTTTAATGGCGCATTATTACCTGCCGATGATTATTGGTTTGCAATTCAATTGGAAGATGGCCGTATATACAAAGACCATTTCACTTTAAAATATTAA
- a CDS encoding ABC transporter permease gives MLRLLNLELQKLLLNRTSKILIFVSFILPFFVILLSSIKINVFGFFTLELGELGVFNFPIIWHLTTFFASQFKFFFAIVVVSMIGNEYSNKTIKQNLIDGLSKKEFILSKFYAIAFFSLISTVLIGLISLCIGLYYSSYTEFGIIIRETNFLLAYFVKLLGFFSLCLFLGMLVKRSAFALAFLFILFISEWIIFGLITWQFDHHVATKIQNFFPLQSMYNLIEQPFQRVAMSKFPEKAELAYDYLVHWYEIAIVLGWTALFVFLSFKLLKKRDL, from the coding sequence ATGTTACGACTTTTAAACCTAGAATTACAAAAGCTTTTATTAAATAGAACTAGCAAAATTTTAATTTTTGTTTCGTTTATTTTACCTTTTTTCGTAATTCTTTTATCATCTATAAAAATAAATGTTTTTGGTTTCTTCACCTTAGAACTGGGAGAACTAGGTGTTTTTAACTTTCCAATAATTTGGCATTTAACCACCTTTTTTGCTTCGCAGTTTAAGTTCTTTTTCGCTATTGTAGTGGTAAGCATGATTGGTAACGAATACAGTAACAAAACCATAAAACAAAACTTAATTGACGGCTTAAGCAAAAAGGAATTTATTTTATCTAAATTCTATGCTATTGCTTTTTTCTCCTTAATTTCTACAGTGTTAATTGGGCTTATATCACTTTGTATTGGCTTGTATTATTCTAGCTATACCGAATTCGGAATTATTATTAGAGAAACCAATTTTCTATTGGCTTATTTCGTAAAATTATTAGGTTTTTTCAGCTTGTGTTTATTTTTAGGAATGCTCGTAAAACGTTCTGCTTTTGCATTAGCATTCTTATTTATTTTGTTTATTTCTGAATGGATTATTTTCGGATTAATTACATGGCAATTCGATCATCATGTGGCTACTAAAATCCAAAACTTCTTCCCTTTACAATCTATGTATAATTTAATAGAACAACCTTTTCAACGCGTGGCAATGTCCAAATTCCCTGAAAAGGCAGAACTAGCTTACGATTATTTAGTGCATTGGTATGAAATCGCTATTGTTCTTGGCTGGACCGCACTATTTGTATTTTTATCGTTTAAATTATTAAAAAAGCGCGATTTGTAA
- a CDS encoding ABC transporter ATP-binding protein, whose amino-acid sequence MESILTIKNLTKKFGYLTAVKDLSFTINKGNVYGILGPNGSGKSTTLGIVLNVVNKTEGSFHWFDGNTSTHDALKKVGAIIERPNFYPYMTAAQNLKLVCKIKGVGLNKIEEKLEVVGLLDRKDHKFSTFSLGMKQRLAIASALLNDPEILILDEPTNGLDPQGIHQIREIIKEIASKGTTILLASHLLDEVEKVCSHVVVLRKGVKLYSGRVDEMISSHGFFELKCNKPNELLAFIENHPSFTHTKTEDGLITAFLKEPLSSEDFNKQLFENGIILTHLVQRKESLEEQFLQLTDNN is encoded by the coding sequence TTGGAATCTATATTAACCATCAAGAATCTCACCAAAAAATTCGGTTATTTAACAGCCGTTAAAGATTTATCTTTCACCATTAACAAAGGCAATGTCTACGGCATTCTGGGCCCAAATGGTAGCGGAAAATCGACCACTTTAGGCATTGTTTTAAATGTAGTAAACAAAACAGAAGGTAGTTTTCACTGGTTCGATGGCAACACCTCAACACACGATGCTTTAAAAAAGGTAGGAGCCATTATTGAGCGCCCTAATTTTTACCCATACATGACGGCTGCACAAAACCTGAAATTGGTTTGTAAAATAAAAGGTGTTGGTTTAAATAAAATTGAAGAAAAACTTGAAGTTGTTGGCCTTTTAGATAGAAAAGATCATAAATTCAGTACGTTTTCTTTAGGAATGAAACAACGCTTAGCTATTGCTTCTGCCCTATTAAACGATCCTGAAATTTTAATTTTAGATGAACCTACAAACGGATTGGACCCGCAGGGTATTCATCAAATTAGAGAAATCATTAAAGAAATAGCATCTAAAGGCACCACCATTTTATTGGCTTCACATCTATTAGATGAAGTTGAAAAAGTATGCTCGCATGTAGTTGTTTTACGTAAAGGTGTAAAACTATATTCTGGCCGTGTAGATGAAATGATTTCTAGTCATGGTTTTTTTGAATTGAAATGTAATAAACCAAATGAATTATTAGCCTTTATTGAAAACCATCCATCATTTACGCATACAAAAACTGAAGATGGTTTGATTACTGCTTTTCTAAAAGAACCTTTAAGTTCTGAAGATTTCAATAAACAACTTTTTGAAAACGGTATTATCCTCACACATTTAGTGCAGCGTAAAGAAAGTTTAGAAGAACAATTTTTACAATTAACCGACAACAACTAA
- a CDS encoding peptidylprolyl isomerase, with translation MKFKYFFILVSFFLCFLSNAQTTGEEVLLEVGGDPVYVSEFMNVYNKNLDLVQDESQKNVDEYLKLFTNYKLKLKEAKTLGLDEKRTYKRELLSYRKQLAKNFMTDNTVTEALVEEAYNRISNEVKAQHILVLLAEDANPTDTLAAYNKINKLREATLAEGFANTMKQKADGKTIIAEQLGWFNGFKMVYAFENAAFNTAVGETSQPFRTRFGYHIVNVQDKRKSRGELTVAHIMIVKKEGDVGAEDPETRIQDIYKKINQGEDFEALAKQFSDDKSSASKGGLMPAFSGGQLSATEFEDVAFGLKEIGEVSKPFKTQYGWHIVKLYNKKPIADFKELKTELVQKVKRDERSKRIDNALYSKLKETYKVSGEQPNLDYFVSVLNEDYYKRKWKLPSSFEATKTLFTIGEKEFKYKDFGDFLVKTQRNLRNNTPFKAIVEEKYIEFFNMSLVDYHEENLENVNPEFANIIMEYRDGLLLFDLMENTIWNAAKTDSVAIQEFYDLNRSNYISPKRIDAVVASSSKQKTLKKVSKLLSEDMSLERIKNLVNSNDAVEVIFTSGIMDAEHQTIPKGFKFKKGVSKIFKHNDAFEVIQVKEILPKAQKTLEEAKGSVISDYQNDKEEKWVKTLADKYKVVINKDVLKKVKSQIEKQ, from the coding sequence ATGAAGTTTAAATATTTTTTTATTCTAGTTTCGTTCTTTTTATGTTTTTTATCAAATGCACAAACAACGGGTGAAGAGGTTTTACTTGAGGTTGGTGGCGATCCGGTTTATGTATCTGAGTTTATGAATGTTTATAATAAAAACTTGGATTTAGTACAAGATGAATCACAGAAAAATGTAGATGAGTATCTCAAACTTTTCACAAATTATAAGCTTAAATTAAAGGAAGCTAAAACTCTTGGGTTAGACGAAAAACGAACTTACAAACGTGAGTTGCTAAGTTATAGAAAGCAGTTGGCTAAAAATTTTATGACGGATAATACGGTTACCGAAGCTTTAGTAGAAGAGGCTTACAATCGTATTTCTAACGAGGTTAAGGCACAACATATTTTAGTGTTATTAGCCGAAGACGCTAATCCTACAGATACTTTGGCTGCTTATAATAAAATAAACAAATTACGTGAAGCAACTTTAGCTGAAGGTTTTGCAAATACAATGAAGCAAAAAGCCGATGGGAAAACAATAATTGCCGAACAATTGGGCTGGTTTAACGGTTTTAAAATGGTTTATGCTTTTGAAAATGCAGCGTTTAATACTGCAGTTGGAGAAACGTCTCAGCCATTTAGAACGCGTTTTGGATACCATATTGTTAATGTGCAAGATAAACGTAAATCACGAGGCGAGCTTACCGTAGCGCATATTATGATCGTAAAAAAGGAAGGCGATGTAGGAGCAGAAGATCCTGAAACTAGAATTCAAGATATTTATAAAAAAATAAATCAAGGTGAAGATTTTGAGGCTTTGGCTAAGCAATTTTCTGATGATAAAAGTTCGGCTTCAAAAGGCGGATTAATGCCTGCGTTTTCTGGCGGACAATTAAGTGCTACAGAATTTGAAGATGTTGCTTTTGGATTAAAGGAAATAGGCGAAGTATCCAAACCTTTTAAAACCCAATACGGTTGGCATATTGTTAAATTATACAATAAAAAGCCAATTGCAGATTTTAAGGAATTAAAAACAGAATTGGTTCAGAAAGTAAAACGTGACGAGCGTTCTAAGCGTATTGATAATGCGTTGTACAGTAAACTAAAAGAAACGTATAAAGTAAGTGGTGAGCAACCAAATCTTGATTATTTTGTATCGGTTTTAAATGAAGATTATTATAAACGCAAATGGAAATTACCATCGAGTTTTGAAGCAACAAAAACCTTGTTTACAATAGGCGAGAAGGAATTTAAATATAAAGATTTTGGTGATTTTTTAGTAAAAACCCAACGTAATCTACGTAATAACACACCTTTTAAGGCTATTGTAGAAGAAAAGTATATAGAATTTTTTAACATGAGTTTAGTGGATTATCACGAAGAAAATTTGGAGAATGTAAATCCAGAATTTGCAAATATTATTATGGAGTATCGTGATGGTTTATTGCTTTTCGACTTAATGGAAAACACCATTTGGAATGCTGCAAAAACAGATTCTGTTGCGATTCAAGAATTCTACGATTTAAATAGAAGTAATTATATTTCACCAAAACGAATAGATGCCGTAGTCGCTTCTTCATCGAAACAAAAAACATTGAAAAAAGTTTCGAAATTACTTTCTGAAGATATGAGTTTAGAGCGTATTAAAAACTTAGTGAATAGTAACGATGCCGTTGAAGTTATTTTTACTTCAGGAATTATGGATGCAGAGCATCAAACAATACCAAAAGGGTTTAAGTTTAAAAAAGGTGTTTCTAAAATTTTCAAGCATAACGATGCTTTCGAAGTTATTCAGGTTAAAGAAATTTTACCAAAAGCTCAAAAAACTCTAGAAGAGGCAAAAGGCTCTGTTATTTCAGATTATCAAAACGATAAAGAAGAAAAATGGGTAAAAACTTTAGCCGATAAGTATAAAGTGGTTATAAATAAGGACGTATTGAAAAAGGTGAAATCTCAAATAGAAAAACAATAG
- a CDS encoding peptidyl-prolyl cis-trans isomerase: protein MQRIIIFIILASLMVSCDFFRNEEDNRTPIARVNNSYLYEEDVSQLVSEATTKEDSAVLVDNYIKNWATKQLLLDGALLNLSEEKQARFDKLVKQYKTDLYTKAYIEALVNRSIDTVVDRNKAEAYYDLNKDVFKLNEELIKFRYIHVDENIIDYSGIVKRFKRFTETDKKELDSMSIQFKSYSLNDSIWIKVSQVVSKIPAITPENKNQLLKKSNFVQLKDSLGVYLMQINDVLGRNDTAPLEFVTPTINQIVKNKRKLELIKKLEKDITKDAIKNKEFEIYK from the coding sequence ATGCAAAGAATAATCATTTTTATAATTTTAGCGTCATTAATGGTATCCTGCGATTTTTTTAGAAACGAGGAAGATAATCGCACACCAATTGCCAGAGTTAATAATTCGTATCTATACGAAGAGGATGTCTCACAATTAGTTTCCGAAGCCACTACAAAAGAAGATAGTGCAGTTTTAGTTGATAACTATATTAAAAATTGGGCTACAAAGCAACTGCTTTTAGATGGCGCTTTGCTTAATTTAAGTGAGGAGAAACAAGCAAGATTTGATAAATTGGTGAAACAATATAAAACAGATTTATACACTAAGGCATATATTGAGGCTTTAGTTAATAGAAGTATTGATACTGTAGTTGATCGAAATAAGGCAGAAGCTTATTATGACCTAAATAAAGATGTTTTTAAGTTGAATGAAGAATTAATTAAATTTAGATACATTCATGTAGATGAAAATATTATTGATTACAGTGGTATTGTAAAAAGATTTAAGCGTTTCACTGAAACCGATAAAAAGGAGTTAGATTCTATGTCTATTCAATTTAAATCCTATTCGTTAAACGATTCTATTTGGATAAAAGTAAGTCAGGTTGTTAGTAAAATTCCTGCTATTACACCCGAAAATAAAAATCAACTGTTAAAAAAATCTAATTTTGTACAGCTCAAAGATTCATTAGGAGTATATTTGATGCAAATTAATGATGTTTTAGGAAGAAATGATACGGCGCCGCTGGAATTTGTAACGCCAACAATTAACCAAATTGTTAAAAATAAGCGTAAATTAGAACTGATTAAAAAATTAGAAAAAGACATTACTAAGGATGCTATTAAAAATAAAGAATTTGAAATTTATAAATAA